Proteins from a single region of Punica granatum isolate Tunisia-2019 chromosome 8, ASM765513v2, whole genome shotgun sequence:
- the LOC116188526 gene encoding 2,6-dihydroxypyridine 3-monooxygenase-like isoform X1 gives MPKAVIVGGSIMGLSCTHALLLAGWEAVVLEKSGEPPNKSPTGAGLGLDPTARRFIEPWISQPEFLDHLTLPLSIDQTLQNEATDPEKKVSWTLTRDEDFSFRAAHWADLHGLLHPALPPETIKWGHLFLSFTLYNDRSEVSVKAQVLHKGDTVEITGNLLVAADGCLPSIRQTFLPELKLRYSGYCAWRGVLDFSGQEDSETIIEIKKAYPDLGKCLYFDLSSGTHSVLYELLNKRLNWIWYINQPEPELKLPMNPWTMKVNREMMEKMHQEAEKVWRPELARLMNETSDPFIMSYKTLTLWRRFYGTMWFSWETQPILRLPMVSRAPTCRYRITQCWDFASGNGD, from the exons ATGCCCAAAGCAGTGATCGTTGGGGGCAGCATCATGGGGCTGTCGTGCACCCACGCGCTCCTACTCGCCGGCTGGGAGGCGGTGGTGCTGGAGAAGTCTGGCGAGCCTCCAAACAAGAGCCCCACCGGAGCCGGTCTTGGGCTTGACCCCACAGCCCGGCGGTTTATCGAACCGTGGATCAGTCAGCCCGAGTTTCTGGACCATCTCACTCTTCCTCTATCCATTGATCAG ACTTTGCAGAACGAAGCAACAGATCCAGAGAAGAAGGTGAGTTGGACCCTGACGAGAGATGAGGACTTCAGCTTCCGAGCAGCACACTGGGCTGATCTCCATGGCCTTCTGCACCCTGCTTTACCACCGGAGACCATAAAGTGGGGCcacctcttcctctctttcacGCTCTACAATGACAGATCCGAGGTCAGTGTGAAGGCCCAAGTCCTCCATAAGGGCGATACGGTTGAGATAACTGGGAACTTGCTTGTTGCAGCAGACGGATGCCTCCCCTCCATCCGGCAGACTTTCCTCCCCGAACTTAAATTGAG GTACTCAGGTTACTGTGCTTGGAGAGGGGTTCTCGACTTCTCAGGACAGGAGGATTCAGAAACAATAATCGAAATCAAGAAGGCTTATCCTGATCTAGGGAAGTGTCTGTACTTTGATCTTAGTTCCGGGACTCACAGTGTGCTTTATGAGCTCTTGAACAAGCGGCTTAATTGGATATGGTACATCAATCAACCTGAGCCAGAACTGAAG TTGCCGATGAACCCATGGACGATGAAGGTAAACCGAGAAATGATGGAGAAGATGCACCAAGAAGCAGAGAAAGTGTGGCGCCCTGAGCTTGCGAGGCTCATGAACGAAACGAGCGATCCCTTCATAATGTCATATAAGACGCTGACCCTCTGGAGAAGATTTTATGGGACAATGTGGTTCTCATGGGAAACGCAGCCTATCCTACGACTCCCCATGGTCTCACGAGCACCAACATGTCGATATCGGATTACGCAGTGCTGGGACTTTGCCTCGGGAAATGGGGACTAG
- the LOC116188526 gene encoding FAD-dependent monooxygenase ptmM-like isoform X2, whose amino-acid sequence MPKAVIVGGSIMGLSCTHALLLAGWEAVVLEKSGEPPNKSPTGAGLGLDPTARRFIEPWISQPEFLDHLTLPLSIDQTLQNEATDPEKKVSWTLTRDEDFSFRAAHWADLHGLLHPALPPETIKWGHLFLSFTLYNDRSEVSVKAQVLHKGDTVEITGNLLVAADGCLPSIRQTFLPELKLRYSGYCAWRGVLDFSGQEDSETIIEIKKAYPDLGKCLYFDLSSGTHSVLYELLNKRLNWIWISLISCR is encoded by the exons ATGCCCAAAGCAGTGATCGTTGGGGGCAGCATCATGGGGCTGTCGTGCACCCACGCGCTCCTACTCGCCGGCTGGGAGGCGGTGGTGCTGGAGAAGTCTGGCGAGCCTCCAAACAAGAGCCCCACCGGAGCCGGTCTTGGGCTTGACCCCACAGCCCGGCGGTTTATCGAACCGTGGATCAGTCAGCCCGAGTTTCTGGACCATCTCACTCTTCCTCTATCCATTGATCAG ACTTTGCAGAACGAAGCAACAGATCCAGAGAAGAAGGTGAGTTGGACCCTGACGAGAGATGAGGACTTCAGCTTCCGAGCAGCACACTGGGCTGATCTCCATGGCCTTCTGCACCCTGCTTTACCACCGGAGACCATAAAGTGGGGCcacctcttcctctctttcacGCTCTACAATGACAGATCCGAGGTCAGTGTGAAGGCCCAAGTCCTCCATAAGGGCGATACGGTTGAGATAACTGGGAACTTGCTTGTTGCAGCAGACGGATGCCTCCCCTCCATCCGGCAGACTTTCCTCCCCGAACTTAAATTGAG GTACTCAGGTTACTGTGCTTGGAGAGGGGTTCTCGACTTCTCAGGACAGGAGGATTCAGAAACAATAATCGAAATCAAGAAGGCTTATCCTGATCTAGGGAAGTGTCTGTACTTTGATCTTAGTTCCGGGACTCACAGTGTGCTTTATGAGCTCTTGAACAAGCGGCTTAATTGGATATG GATATCTCTTATTAGTTGCCGATGA
- the LOC116188523 gene encoding uncharacterized protein LOC116188523 — MMKQPQPRAVVVGGSIAGVSCAHALALAGWDVIVLEKSRRPPTGSPTGAGVGIDPLTQRIIGSWLQKPGSLHNISLPLTVHQNQAISDGKISKILTRDERFNHIAVHWADLHGLLYNSIPQQVLFLWGHLLHSFSVSNNKKSVKVKAKVLHSGETIEVNGDLLVAADGCLSSVRQSFLPDLKLRYSGYCAWRGVFDYSGIEDSGNMKWIRATYPGLGNCLCFDLAPGTHNALFEIPNKRINWLWYINQPEPKLKGTSVTMKVREDMIRKMQQEAEKVWPPAFVEIIKLTEEPFINVIYDADPLDQIFRDNVVLVGDAAHPTTPHCARSTNMSILDAEVLGRCLGRYPGNLRCSLREYQAIRSPVTSAQVLKSRRVGMIKQGLKVPGCDKLFDPCRASSEEREELEPKTVPFTSDVPLQGKGAVSSL; from the exons ATGATGAAGCAGCCGCAGCCGAGGGCAGTGGTGGTGGGAGGGAGCATAGCAGGAGTGTCGTGTGCCCACGCACTTGCCTTGGCGGGCTGGGATGTCATAGTCCTTGAGAAGTCGCGCAGGCCTCCGACCGGCAGCCCCACCGGGGCAGGTGTGGGTATAGACCCCCTCACGCAGCGGATCATTGGATCTTGGCTCCAGAAACCAGGCAGCCTTCATAATATAAGCTTGCCGCTGACGGTTCATCAG AACCAAGCAATCAGTGATGGGAAGATCAGCAAAATCCTCACAAGAGATGAACGCTTCAACCACATTGCAGTCCACTGGGCAGACCTCCATGGCCTTCTCTATAACTCGATTCCGCAACAGGTGCTCTTCCTCTGGGGCCACCTTCTCCACTCTTTCTCCGTGTCCAACAACAAGAAATCTGTCAAGGTTAAGGCCAAGGTTCTTCATAGCGGAGAAACCATCGAAGTCAATGGGGATTTGCTTGTTGCCGCTGATGGTTGCCTCTCTTCAGTACGCCAGAGTTTCCTTCCGGACCTCAAACTAAG GTATTCAGGTTACTGTGCTTGGAGAGGAGTATTTGATTATTCCGGGATTGAAGATTCCGGAAACATGAAATGGATCAGAGCAACGTACCCTGGGCTCGGGAACTGCTTGTGCTTTGACTTGGCACCAGGAACTCATAACGCCTTATTTGAGATCCCGAACAAACGAATTAACTGGCTCTGGTATATCAATCAGCCTGAACCCAAGCTGAAG GGTACTTCGGTTACGATGAAAGTAAGAGAGGACATGATCAGGAAGATGCAACAAGAAGCGGAAAAAGTTTGGCCCCCAGCCTTTGTCGAGATCATAAAGCTAACCGAGGAGCCTTTCATAAATGTCATATACGACGCAGACCCACTAGACCAGATATTCAGGGACAATGTTGTGCTGGTTGGGGATGCAGCCCACCCCACGACCCCACACTGTGCTCGGAGCACCAACATGTCGATCCTAGATGCGGAGGTGCTGGGCCGGTGCCTGGGGAGGTATCCTGGGAACCTGCGGTGCTCGCTCCGTGAGTACCAGGCAATCAGGTCACCAGTCACTTCCGCGCAGGTCCTCAAGTCAAGGAGAGTCGGGATGATCAAGCAGGGCTTGAAGGTTCCTGGGTGTGACAAATTATTCGACCCATGCAGGGCTAGCTCGGAAGAGCGTGAGGAGCTGGAGCCGAAGACTGTGCCTTTCACAAGTGATGTTCCATTGCAAGGAAAGGGGGCAGTAAGCTCTCTCTGA